A single genomic interval of Macadamia integrifolia cultivar HAES 741 chromosome 6, SCU_Mint_v3, whole genome shotgun sequence harbors:
- the LOC122081185 gene encoding growth-regulating factor 10-like, whose protein sequence is MEAQSPPPSKIAHVAETTGSMEGRSSLIGLGLGLGPGLDNGKTGFTFLQLQELEQQALIFKYMVSGVPVPFHLVFPIWKSVLSSFGGVNGGIYQHYPNFLGCSSSCFDYRNSMEPEPGRCRRTDGKKWRCSKDVVPDQKYCERHMHRGRNRSRKHVEASHLTTTTTTAATTKKTKGSTGNSSSSTINLSVSDSVNLQLVTNNNNGITSTSHNNNSNASASLGFSPKSVLQSNILKTESPL, encoded by the exons ATGGAGGCCCAAAGCCCACCACCTTCTAAGATTGCTCATGTTGCAGAAACTACTG GTTCGATGGAAGGAAGGTCATCTTTGATTGGGCTTGGACTTGGGCTTGGGCCTGGGCTTGACAATGGAAAGACTGGGTTTACCTTTCTACAGTTGCAGGAGCTAGAACAACAAGCTCTCATCTTTAAATACATGGTTTCTGGAGTGCCTGTCCCTTTCCATCTCGTCTTTCCTATCTGGAAGAGTGTTCTGAGCTCCTTTGGCGGTGTTAATGGTGGTATCTATCAACACTACCCTAACT TTTTAGGTTGCAGTAGTTCCTGCTTTGACTACAGAAACAGCATGGAACCAGAACCAGGGAGGTGTAGGAGAACGGACGGAAAGAAATGGAGGTGTTCTAAGGATGTGGTTCCTGACCAGAAATACTGTGAGCGGCACATGCACAGAGGCCGCAATCGTTCAAGAAAGCATGTGGAAGCCTCTCATctcactactactactactactgctGCTACAACCAAGAAGACGAAAGGCAGTACTGGGAACTCAAGTTCAAGCACCATTAATCTCTCTGTTTCAGACTCTGTAAATCTTCAACTCGttaccaacaacaacaatggcATCACCTCTACCAGCCACAACAACAACAGTAATGCTTCTGCAAGTTTGGGTTTCTCTCCAAAGAGTGTTCTTCAGAGTAATATCTTGAAGACAGAATCACCTTTGTGA
- the LOC122081428 gene encoding probable sugar phosphate/phosphate translocator At1g12500 — translation MVEAQTWTSRRVSNPRLEAEQVVDIPSTPTSEVRNHSSINGSFFSFSPNVITALIIASWYTSNIGILILNKYLLSFHGYRYPIFLTMLHMLSCAAYSSIAIHWLQLVPFQPILSRRQFLKIAALSAIFCFSVVCGNTSLRYIPVSFNQAIGATTPFFTAVFAFIITCKKESAVVYLALLPVMFGIVVASNSEPMFHMFGFLVCIGSTGGRALKSVVQGLLLTSEAEKLHSMNLLLYMAPMAALILIPFTLYIEGNVAAITFEKAREDRFIVILLLGNATVAYLVNLTNFLVTKHTSPLTLQVLGNAKSAVAAVVSVLIFRNPVTVMGMAGFAVTIMGVVLYSEAKKRSRVAAH, via the coding sequence ATGGTAGAAGCTCAAACATGGACGTCGAGGCGAGTGAGCAACCCGAGGTTGGAGGCAGAGCAGGTGGTCGACATCCCTTCCACTCCCACCAGCGAAGTACGCAACCACAGCTCTATTAACGGtagctttttctctttctcccccaATGTGATCACTGCCCTGATCATCGCTTCCTGGTATACCTCCAACATTGGAATCTTAATACTCAACAAGTACCTCCTCAGCTTCCATGGCTACCGCTACCCAATCTTCCTTACCATGCTTCATATGCTTTCCTGCGCCGCTTACAGTTCCATTGCCATTCACTGGCTCCAACTCGTTCCCTTCCAGCCGATCCTCTCCCGCCGCCAGTTCCTCAAGATCGCCGCCCTTAGTGCCATCTTTTGCTTCTCCGTCGTATGCGGCAACACTTCTCTTCGTTACATACCAGTCTCCTTCAACCAAGCTATTGGCGCTACTACCCCTTTCTTCACTGCCGTCTTCGCTTTCATCATCACTTGCAAGAAGGAATCTGCCGTGGTCTACCTCGCCCTTTTGCCTGTCATGTTTGGGATCGTAGTTGCCAGCAATAGTGAACCAATGTTTCATATGTTTGGGTTTCTGGTCTGTATCGGATCCACCGGTGGCCGAGCTTTGAAGTCGGTAGTCCAAGGATTGCTTTTAACATCGGAGGCCGAGAAGCTTCACTCCATGAATCTGCTTCTCTACATGGCTCCCATGGCAGCTCTGATTCTAATTCCCTTCACTCTGTACATTGAGGGCAATGTGGCTGCAATTACCTTTGAGAAGGCCAGGGAGGATCGTTTTATAGTGATTCTGCTTCTGGGGAATGCTACGGTGGCCTATTTGGTTAACTTGACTAATTTCCTGGTGACCAAACATACGAGCCCATTGACGCTGCAGGTGCTGGGGAACGCCAAATCCGCCGTGGCCGCGGTCGTATCAGTACTGATTTTCAGGAATCCGGTGACGGTGATGGGGATGGCTGGCTTTGCTGTTACGATTATGGGGGTGGTTCTTTACAGCGAAGCTAAGAAGAGATCCAGAGTTGCAGCTCATTAA